The sequence GCCGAGGAGCGGTTCTCCGACCGGCAGGTGGTGGGCCGGATCCTGGATCTTTATCGCGAGCTCCTCGCAGAGAAAAATCTGGCTGTCTGGACCTGAAGCAGGCCGCCCGAATCCGCCGGATGTCTGGATCCTGATCGGAGAACGCAAATGTTAAGCGAGGGAAGAGGATGCAGATCGCGCGGGGCTTTCCCCGAGTGCACGAAGGGCGTTTTGCCCTCCCGCTGGTCGAGCGAAGAATCCTCCTGATGGTCCTGGATCTACTCGCGGTGAACGGGGCGCTGTGGATCTGGCTTCATCTGCGCCCGGAGATCGTCGTCCGCCCCCCTCACTGGTTCCTCCTGGTGAGCGTGCTCTATCTCCTCGCAGCCTTCGTCTTTGATGCTTATGAGCCCCGAGTGAGTGTCCGTTTCCCTTCCACCGCCCTGACCGTGGCGAAAGCGGGTCTGATGGCCGCTGCGCTCTTTCTGCTCATCCCATACCTTCCCCCGCCTCTGCCCACGGCTCGCTCCCTTCTCTTCGCTTTCCCATTGCTCGCTCTTGCCGCCCTGGTGGGAGGACGGGGACTTTATGCCTTGATTTTCACGCGTCCTGCCTTTCAGCGCCGCACCCTGATTATCGGCGCCGGCTGGGCCGGCCGCACGATCGCGGAGGCCCTCTCGTCCTATGGGGATGGCAGCTATGAGATCGTTGGCTTCGTCGATGATGACCCTGCTAAGCACGGCGCCCGGATTGCCTGGAAGGAGGGAGAGGCCCGGCCGGTGCTGGGGGATCGCCACCGACTCCCAGAGCTCATCGCTGCCCATCGAATCGATACGCTGGTCCTGGCCATCACGCACGACGTGGATGGGCAGCTGTTGCAGATGCTGGCGGACTGTCTGGAGCTGGGGGTGGAGATCCTTCCGATGCCGGTTCTGTATGAGCAGCTCACCGGCCA comes from Thermoflexus sp. and encodes:
- a CDS encoding sugar transferase, coding for MQIARGFPRVHEGRFALPLVERRILLMVLDLLAVNGALWIWLHLRPEIVVRPPHWFLLVSVLYLLAAFVFDAYEPRVSVRFPSTALTVAKAGLMAAALFLLIPYLPPPLPTARSLLFAFPLLALAALVGGRGLYALIFTRPAFQRRTLIIGAGWAGRTIAEALSSYGDGSYEIVGFVDDDPAKHGARIAWKEGEARPVLGDRHRLPELIAAHRIDTLVLAITHDVDGQLLQMLADCLELGVEILPMPVLYEQLTGQVPVEHVGDNWYVAMPLSHPLTRTINRAIKRGMDLILASLGMLVLAVLFPFIALAIYLDSPGPIFYTQERVGKGGRVFRVYKFRSMVPDAEKGRAVWAQENDPRVTRVGRILRRTHLDEFPQFWNILKGEMSAVGPRPERPEFVEELAREIPFYRVRHAVKPGMAGWALVKYGYASSKEDALIRLQYDLYYIKHWSPWLDLVILCKTVVDTLTFRGRA